In Leptospira fletcheri, the genomic window AACTATTATACAAAGCGGAGAAAGAGATCCCGGACGGAAGTCCCAAGGCGTACCAGATCATACTAAAAAGGGAAGACCAGCTCCGGCCCGGATTGAGAATCAGACGTACGGTTTTCTATCTTAGAAACCGTCTAGATTGCATGCTCTTCGAGTTCGGAGAAATCGGGCAAGTCGTGGATTTCCAAACGACTTATGCATTGCGAGACTGGATCCTTTACCCGATTCGCGAGCCGGAAATTGCTCCCACAAACTCCGTTTTTTTACCCGAGATCCGACCTCTCGGTTTAGAGTATGCGGAACCGATTGCGGGCAGAAACGCCACGAATAATCGTCTTTGTATCCGTCCGAATTTTTGGACCGAAAAAAAACTTTCAGAACCCGAATCCGTTTCCAAGACGAAACCTCCAAAAGAAGCAGCAGATCGTCTGAAAATTTTAAAAGACCTCTTGGAAAAGCGCCTGATTACGAAAGACGAATACGAACGTAAAAAGACCGAGATTCTGAAAGATCTCTAAGACTATTTCTTTCCGTAAAACTGCGGGATGGATCATAAACTAGATTAAAAGACCGGAGCGACCCCTTGCGGGGTCGCTCACGTAGTGAGAATAGTGAAGAGAATTGGATATATGTTAACTAAGTGATCGGATAAAACCGGTACTCAGGTAACATTCCTTAAGTACCATATACCGAAAACGCATCTGTTGGACAGATTTTTTTCAGGAAATTTGCGGATTTTTCATAAGAAGGCCGCAAAGTAACATTTCTATTTAAAAGGCTTTAAGCAGAGTATTCCTGTCAGCACGTTAGAGACAACTTCCCGTCTCCTTTTCTGATATCCGACGAAATTCAGACCCCTCTGCAAGGGTATAAATTCCGTTTAAAAGAAATTTTTTTCCGAATAAAAGGCAAGCGGACCGGCAAGAGACAGAATCGAACGGTTTCGAAACTCTTTATTTGCGTAGCACAAATTCCGATTCGTACTCGGAATCGAACCGACAAATCCGATCCGATAAATTTCGAATTCCTATATAATATTTTCCTTTATTTTCTCGTTTGGCCTTTTCTCGAAATTTCTCGGACCGAAGGTCGAGGTACGGATGAGTCATAAAATACTCCCCGATCGGGGATTCCGTTTTTTCCTGCCCTCCGGCGGATTCCTTTAATCTTTGGAATGTTTTTCCCATTGCAAACGGATCATAACCTTCCCGAATCAGAACTTTGTATCCGTAGTCATCCGCTTCGTCTTCCTGGTTTTTACTAAAGCCGGGCTTGAGTAGGATCCTGACGGCTAAATCCGCAAGCTCTCCCAGGCCGGCTGCATCTATTTTCCGGCTTAAAAGTTCGAAACGAACCCCGTCCATACAATGGGAAAGCTCCACATGTCCGATTTCATGCCCGATCACGGATACCAATTCCGATTCCGATCGTACCGTCTTAAGTAGACCGGATGTAACGAATAAAACGCCCCCCGGCATTGCGAAGGCGTTCGCTTCCTCGGTTTCGAGGATCAAAATCCTGTAATGAAAGCCCTTCTTATTTCTTTCGGAAAGTTTCGCCACCAAAGACCTTAAGTATACCAAGTCCGGGTTTTGTTCGTTCTCCGCATAACCGGAGTATCTTTCCGCAATCGCATCTCCGAGTTGCTTTTCGTCCAAATCCGATATCGGAAGCACCTTAGTCAAACCTCTGTCCAGAGTTTTGAGAGGTTTTCCCAAAAGCTGGAACATCGGCGCGAGCGTGGCCTGTTTTTCTACGCCGATTTTGAATGCCGAAACAAAAATCGCCAGGCAAATCCCGGATAAAATCAAAATGAGAAAGAACGCACCTCTTTTATTGAACATCCGATTTCTTTCCCTCGGAAACTTTGTATTTTCCGTAAAGCGTATTCATTAAAATTAATATTCCCCCTACTCCCAAGAAAACGAAAGCACGAGTGATCGTAGATGATTTGGAAAGATCCCAAAAAATCAGACGCAAGAGACAAAGCATCATGGCCGTCAATGATACGTATCTGAAATGGCTTTCCCTCAAAAAAAGCCCGACTAAAAATACCACGAACACTTCAGTCATCCAAAGTAAAGTCAGGAAAGCCGTATCGAAACTCCAGAATAGGAATAAGGCTACCGTGATAAAAAGCGGATAGAAGATCATCATATTGACCCTCGAATCTATTTTTCCGGCGAAACGGTCCACCAGAAGGGGGAAGCCTTCCGACGATTGCGGCAGAAAAGAAGGTCTTAGATAGATCAGAATCAGATAACCCGTTTGGAAAAACAGAGAAACGAGTCCTCCCACCCATTCCTGGTCCGCCCAAAAAATGGACGGGGTGGCATTGGAACTAGATAGGAAAGCAGTATGTCCGCAAGAAAGCCAAAATAACACCAAAGAATAGAAATGGAATCTGGAAACGGACAAGGCGGTTCTACTCACTGCCTCCGTCAAAAATGCGAGTAGGATCCAAGCAACCGGTAACCATGTGTTCGGGACTTCCAAAGAAACGGCCGTAATCAAAACGACCAGAGCTAACTCCCAAAACAAAGGCAGGCAATTTCGAAACCAAATCGGATTCTCTTCTACCAAAGGGAAGGAGCTAGAGGCCCAATAAACGAAAGCGCATATCGCGAAAATCTGCACCAGCAAACGAACTTTTAGGAAACCGACGGAAAACTCGGATTGCAGATGGACCAGGATATGAGCACCTAAGAATAAACCCGCAAAGACCAGTGCAAAGGAAGCCCAAATCGGAGCGGCTTCCGAAAATCCTCTTTTCCAACCGATCGACAAACTTCCCTTTTTCTCGATTAGAAATCGATAAAATTCTAGATAGAATAGCGAGAACAAAAGCCAAACGATTCCCGGAAGAAAGGAGGACGTCGGGTTTCCTAACACGAATATTTGCAAAGCTAAATGGAGCGAAAATAAGATGACGCCGGGTTGCGACAAATATCTTTCCCCGGCGTCGGCACCTCGGATTTTCGATAATGGAATTGCGGAGAAGCAAAAGAAAATGACGGGGAGAGCCCGCAAAAATCGATCTACCTCCCCTATATTTTCCCACGAAGAAAACACCAGGAAATGGATGGCGATCGTAAAAGGAAACATTCCCATGCCCAAACCGTTCCAGTTCGTTCTTTGGCGTAAAAAAAGCAGGAGAATCCCGAGACAGGAAAGGATCCATAAATCGCGGATTCCGCCCGCAGTCTCGAAACAGAGCGCTGAGACCAAAAAGCCGCAGAGAATCCCGGCGGGAGAAACTTTCAATTTTTCGGATAATCCGTATATATCATCCCACGAGTTCAATCTATCCGAATATCGGGTACTATCCAGAATCTGAATCGCGAGAGAAAGGGAGATCATTCCTAAAGACGTAGAGAAGCAAAGGAAAGATCTTAGATCCCCGTTCTCTTCCGTCTTATAGAACCATAATAAAACCAAAAAGAAAAAAAGAGAAAAATGAAGTAGGGCGCCCCCGACTCTCATAAGAGTTTTCTCTTTTTCCTCCGAAGCTACGAAGAAGAAGGAGAAAAAAAGAAAGCTTAAAATCAAATTTACGGATAAATAATGTAATTCCCATCTACTTAAAAATACGACGCCTAAACAGGCAATTCCCAAGGAAACGAGAGTGTCCGTCAGATACAACCAGCGTATGCCGACGGTTCTCGCCCTTCTCGCATGCAAGAAAACAAAAATAGCCGCAAGAACAAGAATAGGAGCGTTCCATTTAGAGCCGGTAGCATAGAATGCAAAACCTATTGCAGTCGCAAACCAAGAGATAAAATGACTGAGAAAAGCGAACTTATCGAACTTCTGCGAAGAATAAACCTTCCGATAATGGACCAAAACGGAAACGGAACCGACCAAAAGGGTACCGATCATCCCATACATCCTACCTACGGATTCCGGACTTGCACCGGAGGAAAATACGTGCTCTCTGTAAAGAAAGTTGATCGCAGCAAAGGAAAGTACGCTATAGATGAGATGATATTCCCATTGGGATCGATAGGACAAAAACAAACCGAAAACGGAGACGCCGATAGCAACACCGTAGACCAGATCCGTCATCGGCAAAATCGCCAACGCGAGCAAACTCAGAACGATATGAAGACTGGCAAACTTTTGAAATGAGGCAAACCAAGCCAAGGACAGATTGACAAAGACTCCGAGTAAAACTAGCAGCAATCCTAAAGATTCGGTCTCGACCCATTTCATTCCCTGAAAAGAAACGGAACCTAAACAGGCAAAAAGCACAACCGCACCGGCAGCGCTTCTAAGCCAATAGGCGATCTGTTTCCAAAATTCTCTCGTACTAAGATAGATCGAACACGCAAACAGTCCGCCAGCGATTCCTAATACCATAAGGAACCGGAGAAAAGGGGACATCTTTAAGGCGGCATAAATTCCTAGGAAGCCGACCCCCATTACCAAAATGACTGTTCCGAAAATCCCCGTCCAATTCTGAGCCAAGGACTTTTCGATTTTTTCCCAAAGGGGAGACTTCCAAAAAGAAGCAAGGGATCGGCTCGGTGCGGAGTCTGCAGGCTCCAAAATCGGAGAAGGCTCTCGTTTTTTCGGGAATTCGGGGACCGGAGGAGGCAAGGTCGTCAGAGTTGATTTTTTCTCCCGAACGGGGCCTTGTGTCTTTTGGGTCTCCTTTGAGACCGAAACGAATTTTTCAGATTCCAATTCGTCGATCCGACTCTCCAACTCCTTCAATCTTCCTTTCAATTCCTTTACCCTCGCCCCCAAAAGGAGGGGATAAACGAAGAAAAAGATCATAACCAAAAAGCCAATAAAACCGAAAAATTCCAACATCGAGCTTTCGATTTAAGAAGAAACGACAAACTTGTAAATTTATTTTTGTATTTTGAACGCCTTTCACACGGTTTAAAAACCCTCTAACCGAAGGATTCCATCGGGTAAAAAACTGGCCTATCCCTAAAGAGAAAGAATCCACGTTAGATAATCTATCCGCTCCGAGGGGGCATTGGAGTTTTCGAAAATAACCGTTCGGACAGAAAAAATGGTTTCTGTACCCTTGGATACTGCTATCTTCTAGGAAACACGCCTGGACGATCCTAGATTGAATCCGAAAGAATTTGAATCCGAATTTCTATTACAGATTTTCGAAATTTCTCCCGAGGCCATCCTCATAACGGACCTAAACGGAACCGTGCAGAAAGCGAATCAGGCGTTCTTCAATCTATTCGGATATTCCGAATCGGAATCTTTGTCCTTAAATCTTCGGGATTTTTTGAGACTAAACGCGGCCGCCCTAGAATCAGTTCAAAGTTTAGAATTAGAAATTCCTCATAAGAACGGAAAATTTCTGCCAGTATCGCTAAAATTGCATATTAGCGATACTGCCGAAGAAAAGAAAAAAACCGTTTGCGCCTTTTTTCGAGAAGTAACCGGAGCCGGATCCTCTGAATCCCGCGATCTCCGGTCCACCAAAGAAAATTGGGAAGCGTTAAAGCAGGTTTTCGATTTAAATCCACTGCCCATGTCGATCTCCGAAATCGATTCCGGAAAACTGATCGATGTCAACGAACGCTTTTCCCAAGAAGTCGGATACTCGTTGGAAGAGTTGATCGGAAAGGAAACTACCGATCTCGGAATTTGGGAGAACAACGAGCGAAGACAAGAAATCATCGAAAGACTGCATAAGGAAAAATCCGTCAGCAATATCGAATTGCTCTTTCGAAGGAAATCGGGAGAGGAATTCTGGGGACTCTTCTCCGCGCAAATCATCGAGTACAAAGGACGACCTGTCTTACTAACGATCACCGCTCCTATATCGGAACGAATCCGGGAGGAAAGAGAAAAAAGAAAACTCCTGGAAGATATGCGGGAAAACCAGGAGATTCTGGATCAGATCATACGTTTAAATCCTTCCGCAATCACACTTTCCAAAGCGGACGGAACGTATCTCGAAGTGAACGACCTTTTTCTGGAGTATTTGGGAAAACCGAAGGAAATGGTTCTAGGAAAAACTCCCGTCGAATTAGGAATCTATTACGACCTGAATGACAGAGAAAAGGTGCTAGCGGGACTAAGACAGGACGGGATCGTCAAGAATTTAGAAATCAATATGGAAACCGTCGACGGTAAAATCCGTCCGGTTCTCTTCTCGGCACGCATGCTCGAATCTAGAGGAGAAAAGAAAATCCTCGCGATCGGATTGGATATCACCGATATCAAGGAGTCCAGGGAAAGATTGGAATCCTTAGCCAAAGAGTTGGAAAAAAGTCGGGAATTATTTCAGAGACTTTTTCAGCTCATCCCTTCCGCAGTAACTCTAACCGATTTGGAAACTAGAGTCGTAGTGGACGTGAACGAACGTTTTCTGGAACTTACCCGATTTTCAAGGGACGAGGTTTTAGGAAAGAACTCCGCGGATATGGGAATTTGGGATTTTGTACCTGAGTTCCGCGAATCCGTATATAAGTTGCTCGAATCCAGGAGCGAAGTCACCGGGTTGGAATCGATATTTAAAACGAAAGACGGCCTCTCCATACCGGTTTTATATTCCGGAAGAATCGTAGTTTTAAACGATCGACCACACTTAATTTCCGTTTGTACGGACATTTCGGAAAGAAAGAAAGCGGAAGAGGAAGCCCGCAGATTAAACGAAGAGATATTATTCAACAAAGATCTGTTCGAAAAGATGTTCGAGCTCAATCCGGCAGCGGTCAGTCTTTCCGAATTGGAAACCGGAATTTATAGACAGGTAAACCATAACTACTGCGAATTGATCGGATTCCCAAGAGAAAAAGTCGTCGGAAGATCCTCTCTCGAACTCGGCATTTGGCTGACGAACGTAGACCGACAAGCTCTCGTCGCAGAATTGAAAGAGAAAGGTTGGACCGGTAGTATAGAAGCCACGATCCGACATTCGGACGGAACGGAAAGGCAAGTGTTATCGGGAAATCGTGTATTTCCTGTGAACGGTAAAATGATGCTACTCGCTCTCTTGATAGATATCACGGAAAAGAAGAGAGTAGAATCCGAGCGCGACGAATACATGGCTAAGATGTTGGAGAGCAAAGAACTCTTCGAACGGGTATTCGAAATGAACCCCGATACGATCACTATCTCCGAATTAAGCACGGGAAGATATATCAGCGTAAACGAAAGATTTACAGAGATGCTCCAGTACTCTAAAGAAGAAGCGATCGGAAAAACTTCTGTAGAACTGGGAATCTGGTCGAGTTCCGTAAGAAAGGAGATCGTGAATAATCTGAACCAAAAAGGATTAACACGGGAGATGGACGTAAAACTCATCCGAAAAGACGGATCCATGGTGGATGTTATCTTCTCAGGGCGGGTAGTTCATCTAGGGAAATCCCCCGCTCTGATCGCTATTACGAGAGACGTGACTCTTTCCAAACTTGCCGCCAAGGAAAAGGAAGAGCAGGCCCAAAGACTTTCCCGACAGGCAAAAGCTTTCCTTGAAATGGCCACGGACCCGGAATTCGCTTCCGGAAATCTGGATCTAGGGGCTAAAAAAATCTGCCGAATGGCTGCCGATACTTTAGATTGTGACCGGGCGTCGATCTGGATATTCGAACTGCGTAACAAGGAAACTTGGAGGATGATCGCCGGCTGGGACCGAAAAGCCGGTTCTTATTCGGAGACGGGCTCAATGAGAATTTCCGATTTTCCGAATTTCTTTGCAGCGATAAAAACGGATCGCTTCATCGACGCAAAAGATGCGATCCACGACCCTCGAACTTTCGAATTCGCGGAATCTTACAGTATTCCTTTAGAGATAACCTCCATACTGGACGTTCCGATTTTTCTTAGAGGAGAAGTGATAGGTGTGATTTGCATGGAACATAGAGGTCCGATGCGGGAATGGAAAGGATACGAATCTCAATTCTCCGTAACGGTAGCAGAGCAGATCACCCAGCTTTTGCTGAACGCGGAGAGATCGGCGGCAAAAATGGATTTGGAGAAAGCGGTAACCGTTCGTACTTCCGAACTCGCCTCCGCTTTGGACAATCTTCGCAAAACCCAGGACCAACTGATTCTATCCGAAAAAATGGCCGCTTTAGGACAATTGGTCGCCGGGATCGCTCACGAAATCAATAATCCTCTCGGCGCCATATCCGCTTTAAGCGGTGAATTGAAAGCTTACTTGAATTCTGCTGCAGATCGCCTGGAAAAATTGGGAACGACTCTAGCTTCCGTCAATCCGACGTTGATCCATTCGCTTTCCAATTTTATCCGCTACGGAATAGAGAATAAGGAATCTCCTCCCTCCCGAGAAGAAAGACGAATTTTGCTAAAGGAAATCAAAACAAAGCTGGCCGAATTCGGATTCGAGAATCCCTACTATCTCGCCGATCGATTGACTGACGTAGGAATGCAGTCCGCCTTGAAAGAGTTTCCGGAACTCCTTGAGAATCCGATCAACTTTCCCTTAGTCGATTTTGCCATAGACGAAGTTCAAACTTACAAAAACGTAATTTCCATCCGTCTAGCGGTCGATCGAACCTCGAAAATCGTCTATGCCTTGAAGAATTATGCACATATAGATCTGGGCGGAAGAAAGGTGGAAACGGACTTGGCGGAAAATATAGAAACCGTCCTGACCATATATCACAATCAAATCAAGAACGGTGTCGAAGTGGAATTGGATTTTCCGATTCGACCGAAAGTCCCCGCTTTCCCGGACGATCTCTTACAGGTTTGGACCAATTTGATTTATAATTCGTTACAAGCGATGAAGTTCAAAGGCAAAATCTGGATTGCGATCCGGGATTCCAACGAAGATGTAACCGTTTCGATAAAGGACAACGGCCCCGGAATTTCCCCGGACGTAAAAGCTAAGATTTTCGACCCGTTCTTCACTACCAAAGGACCGGGAGAGGGTAGCGGATTAGGTCTGGACATATCGAGAAGAATCATATTGAAGCACGGAGGAAGAATGGAGTTCGAATCCAAACAAGGCGAGACCGTTTTCAAAGTGATCCTTCCGAAATCATGACTTTTTTCGTTTGATCCTTCACAGGTTCAAAGAAAATTTTAGCTATGAATAGGTCGGCCGCAATCTTCGTCATATTTTCTCTAGCTTCGTTTCTTTCCGTCGGAGGCAAAAGCAAAATCCCGACTCAAACGGACTCGATCTCCTTGAGGAACGGTCCCATGGTCGGTTACTCGACTCATAAAGAAGTGAAACTATGGGTGCAGACTAAAAACCCCGCAAAAGTCTATGCGGAATATTTCCCCGTGCAGGATCCGAAGACCAGAAAGAAAACCTCGGAAATCATGACCCGTCACGAAAATGGAAATGTGGCTCATCTAATCGCGGACTTTCTCGAGCCGGGTACGGTTTATTCCTACATAATTTATGTCGACGATGTGCCCCTAGAGATTCGGAATACGCAGCAATTTCGGACTCTACCGATCTGGATAGGAAAACAGAACGGTCCGCCGAATTTCCGTTTCGCTCTAGGTAGTTGTTCGTTTATCAACGATCCTAAATACGACACACAACCGAAACCGTACGGAGGAAACTACGAGATTTTCCGCTCCATCTTATCCAAAGAACCCGAATTCATGTTATGGATGGGCGACAACATCTATTTGAGGGAACCTGATTGGGACTCCAGAACCGGTTTTCTGTATCGGTACACGCACCAAAGGGCCGTCCCGGAATTGGCTCCTTTGCTTGCGAGAGTTCACCAATATGCGATTTGGGACGATCACGATTGGGGGCCGAACGATAGCGATTCCTCGTTTTGGCTCCGGGATACGGCGGAAGAAATGTTCAAACTATTTTGGACGAATCCCAATTATGCGAAACGCGGAATCTACGGATCCTTTACCTGGGGAGACGCCCAGTTCTTCTTAATGGACGATAGGACCTTCCGGACCGCGAACGATAATAAGACGGGCAAACGATCCTATCTAGGAGAAAAACAATTGGATTGGTTGATCAACTCCCTCGCATTTTCCAAATACACATTCAAATTCGTGGTCGTCGGCGGGCAGGTGTTGAATCCTCTCGAGGTCTACGAAAACTATTCCACGTACTCCGACGAAAGAAACCGGTTGATCGCCGCCATCCGAAAACTAAAGTTGAAAAACGTGATATTTCTGACCGGAGATAGACACTTTACGGAATTGTCCCTACTCGAAGAAAACGGCGAGGAACCTCTCTACGATCTTACCGTTTCTCCCTTAACCTCCTCCACTTATCCGCCGATCACGGAAAAAAATCCTCTAAGAGTACCGGGAACCCTTGTGGACGACAAACGCAACTTCGGAACGATCGAAGTTTCCGGTCCTTTAAAAAGTCGAAAATTGACCGTTCATATATTCGATTTTGCAGGCAAAGAACTTTGGACCCGCGAAATTCTGGCAAAATGAGACTTATGATTCTGTTCGGAATCCTATTCGGGGCGATTCTTTTGCTTTGTTCGGCGTTTGTCGTACTACTCTATTACAATCAGCACAAACTGATCTTCTTTCCCGAAATATTGCCGGAGGATTATTCCTATTCATTTCCCGAACCGTTCGAAGAAGTCGAGCTGCGGTTACCCGACGGGGAAAAGATATATGGATTGTATTTTCGCACGACCTCGGAGTCCAAGGGAACCGTTCTCTATTTCCATGGAAATGCGGGAAGCCTACGTACTTGGGGAAGCGTTTCCGAAGACATACTTACCAACGGTTGGGACATTTTAATAACCGACTATAGAGGATACGGAAAAAGTAGGGCGAATCTCACGGAACGTGGATTGTACGAAGATGCGGAGCGTTGGTATTCTTACCTGAGGAACGAAAGAGGAATTCCTGAAAATCGCATCGTCCTCTACGGTCGTTCCATAGGAACCGGAGTAGTAGTCGATCTATCCCTGAAAACCGAACCGCGTTTTCTAATCCTGGAAACACCCTATACTTCGATGGTAGATCTATCGAAAATTTTCTATCCGTTTCTTCCGAGTACCTTTCTTGCGTTCAAGTTGGATTCGAAATCCAAAATTTCGAAAATCTCCTCCCCGATTTTCATATTTCATGGGACGGAGGACGAGATCGTCCCGTATTCCCAAGGAAAGTCTCTTTACGATCTAGCGATTCGGGAAGGAAAAAAAGCCCAGTTTATTCCCGTTGCGGGAGGAAGTCACAACGATCTCTCCGTTTTTCCGGAATACCGTAGAGAACTGAAACGGATCCTTTCCCGTTAGTTTTGCAAATCGCCCGTCCGTTTATTGAATCTTTTTAATATATCATCCAAATATTCCACTTGGATTTCTTGGATTTCCATCAGCTTGCGATTTTGATGGGCAATCAGGTAATCAATCTTTTCGTGCAGAAGTTTGATCTCCAATTCGGCCTTAAGATTAATTTTGTAGTCGTGTTCGCTTCGAGTCCTGTCCTTCTGTTCCTGACGATTCTGGCTCATCATAATGATCGGCGCCTGGATCGCCGCTATACAGGAAAGGATCAGGTTCAACAGGATGAACGGATATTCGTCAAAAGGTTTTAAAAGCAGATAACCCGCATTCAAGACGATCCAAAGAAGTATGAATCCGAAAAAGGAAAAAATAAAGGTCCAACTCCCGCCGAATTCGGCAATCTTATCCGAAAGTTTTTCGCCGAAAGTAAGTTTATGTTCGATGATGGGCTCAATATTTTCGGAAAGGACCTGGTTTTTTTCGATCGAATCTAGGACTTCCTTTTCGATCCGATCCAATTCCTGAGATTCCTCCTGAACCAAATTGCTAAGGTACTTTCTTTGGAATTCTTTTACCTTTTCCGAAGAAATATAAGAATCCTGTGCCAATCCCGGATACTCCTCTTGTATTTTACGGAAAATGAATTTCGGAAGCGAACCCGCCCTATAACAATCGTCCGGATCCAATTCTTTTTTCGTTATAAAGCAAACGGCATTCTCCATAAAAGTGCTCCTAAAAAGACATCAACACTGAAGAAGCCTTTCCATCCCGTCTCCCGATCCGAATCAGGACCCGAATCGAAGACGGGATTTCGACCTTCAGAAATATTCCGGAAACAGAACCTTGAGTTTCGCCACGGTTTCGGAATTTCTCCGTTCGGGCGCCGTAATGATCGAAAACTTAGTGCTATTCTTTAATGATAGATCGTCTCCGTTTCCTATATCCGAAATTAACGCAGTGAGCAACCTTTTGGCGCTGTCCGCATTTTTTCCCAAGTTAGCCATCACCATTTCCGCAGTGACCGCTTCTTCGTTTTCTCTCCAACAATCGTAATCCGTAGACATACAGATCATTTGGTATGCGATTTCCGCCTCTCGCGCCAGTTTCGCTTCCGGAAGCACGCTCATATTGATGATGTCCGCGCCCCAAGAGCGATACATGTGAGATTCGGCCCGCGTGGAGAAGAGCGGACCTTCCATACAAACCAAAGT contains:
- a CDS encoding PAS domain S-box protein; this translates as MNPKEFESEFLLQIFEISPEAILITDLNGTVQKANQAFFNLFGYSESESLSLNLRDFLRLNAAALESVQSLELEIPHKNGKFLPVSLKLHISDTAEEKKKTVCAFFREVTGAGSSESRDLRSTKENWEALKQVFDLNPLPMSISEIDSGKLIDVNERFSQEVGYSLEELIGKETTDLGIWENNERRQEIIERLHKEKSVSNIELLFRRKSGEEFWGLFSAQIIEYKGRPVLLTITAPISERIREEREKRKLLEDMRENQEILDQIIRLNPSAITLSKADGTYLEVNDLFLEYLGKPKEMVLGKTPVELGIYYDLNDREKVLAGLRQDGIVKNLEINMETVDGKIRPVLFSARMLESRGEKKILAIGLDITDIKESRERLESLAKELEKSRELFQRLFQLIPSAVTLTDLETRVVVDVNERFLELTRFSRDEVLGKNSADMGIWDFVPEFRESVYKLLESRSEVTGLESIFKTKDGLSIPVLYSGRIVVLNDRPHLISVCTDISERKKAEEEARRLNEEILFNKDLFEKMFELNPAAVSLSELETGIYRQVNHNYCELIGFPREKVVGRSSLELGIWLTNVDRQALVAELKEKGWTGSIEATIRHSDGTERQVLSGNRVFPVNGKMMLLALLIDITEKKRVESERDEYMAKMLESKELFERVFEMNPDTITISELSTGRYISVNERFTEMLQYSKEEAIGKTSVELGIWSSSVRKEIVNNLNQKGLTREMDVKLIRKDGSMVDVIFSGRVVHLGKSPALIAITRDVTLSKLAAKEKEEQAQRLSRQAKAFLEMATDPEFASGNLDLGAKKICRMAADTLDCDRASIWIFELRNKETWRMIAGWDRKAGSYSETGSMRISDFPNFFAAIKTDRFIDAKDAIHDPRTFEFAESYSIPLEITSILDVPIFLRGEVIGVICMEHRGPMREWKGYESQFSVTVAEQITQLLLNAERSAAKMDLEKAVTVRTSELASALDNLRKTQDQLILSEKMAALGQLVAGIAHEINNPLGAISALSGELKAYLNSAADRLEKLGTTLASVNPTLIHSLSNFIRYGIENKESPPSREERRILLKEIKTKLAEFGFENPYYLADRLTDVGMQSALKEFPELLENPINFPLVDFAIDEVQTYKNVISIRLAVDRTSKIVYALKNYAHIDLGGRKVETDLAENIETVLTIYHNQIKNGVEVELDFPIRPKVPAFPDDLLQVWTNLIYNSLQAMKFKGKIWIAIRDSNEDVTVSIKDNGPGISPDVKAKIFDPFFTTKGPGEGSGLGLDISRRIILKHGGRMEFESKQGETVFKVILPKS
- a CDS encoding alkaline phosphatase D family protein, with the protein product MNRSAAIFVIFSLASFLSVGGKSKIPTQTDSISLRNGPMVGYSTHKEVKLWVQTKNPAKVYAEYFPVQDPKTRKKTSEIMTRHENGNVAHLIADFLEPGTVYSYIIYVDDVPLEIRNTQQFRTLPIWIGKQNGPPNFRFALGSCSFINDPKYDTQPKPYGGNYEIFRSILSKEPEFMLWMGDNIYLREPDWDSRTGFLYRYTHQRAVPELAPLLARVHQYAIWDDHDWGPNDSDSSFWLRDTAEEMFKLFWTNPNYAKRGIYGSFTWGDAQFFLMDDRTFRTANDNKTGKRSYLGEKQLDWLINSLAFSKYTFKFVVVGGQVLNPLEVYENYSTYSDERNRLIAAIRKLKLKNVIFLTGDRHFTELSLLEENGEEPLYDLTVSPLTSSTYPPITEKNPLRVPGTLVDDKRNFGTIEVSGPLKSRKLTVHIFDFAGKELWTREILAK
- a CDS encoding DUF2339 domain-containing protein, which encodes MLEFFGFIGFLVMIFFFVYPLLLGARVKELKGRLKELESRIDELESEKFVSVSKETQKTQGPVREKKSTLTTLPPPVPEFPKKREPSPILEPADSAPSRSLASFWKSPLWEKIEKSLAQNWTGIFGTVILVMGVGFLGIYAALKMSPFLRFLMVLGIAGGLFACSIYLSTREFWKQIAYWLRSAAGAVVLFACLGSVSFQGMKWVETESLGLLLVLLGVFVNLSLAWFASFQKFASLHIVLSLLALAILPMTDLVYGVAIGVSVFGLFLSYRSQWEYHLIYSVLSFAAINFLYREHVFSSGASPESVGRMYGMIGTLLVGSVSVLVHYRKVYSSQKFDKFAFLSHFISWFATAIGFAFYATGSKWNAPILVLAAIFVFLHARRARTVGIRWLYLTDTLVSLGIACLGVVFLSRWELHYLSVNLILSFLFFSFFFVASEEKEKTLMRVGGALLHFSLFFFLVLLWFYKTEENGDLRSFLCFSTSLGMISLSLAIQILDSTRYSDRLNSWDDIYGLSEKLKVSPAGILCGFLVSALCFETAGGIRDLWILSCLGILLLFLRQRTNWNGLGMGMFPFTIAIHFLVFSSWENIGEVDRFLRALPVIFFCFSAIPLSKIRGADAGERYLSQPGVILFSLHLALQIFVLGNPTSSFLPGIVWLLFSLFYLEFYRFLIEKKGSLSIGWKRGFSEAAPIWASFALVFAGLFLGAHILVHLQSEFSVGFLKVRLLVQIFAICAFVYWASSSFPLVEENPIWFRNCLPLFWELALVVLITAVSLEVPNTWLPVAWILLAFLTEAVSRTALSVSRFHFYSLVLFWLSCGHTAFLSSSNATPSIFWADQEWVGGLVSLFFQTGYLILIYLRPSFLPQSSEGFPLLVDRFAGKIDSRVNMMIFYPLFITVALFLFWSFDTAFLTLLWMTEVFVVFLVGLFLRESHFRYVSLTAMMLCLLRLIFWDLSKSSTITRAFVFLGVGGILILMNTLYGKYKVSEGKKSDVQ
- a CDS encoding M48 family metallopeptidase, with the protein product MFNKRGAFFLILILSGICLAIFVSAFKIGVEKQATLAPMFQLLGKPLKTLDRGLTKVLPISDLDEKQLGDAIAERYSGYAENEQNPDLVYLRSLVAKLSERNKKGFHYRILILETEEANAFAMPGGVLFVTSGLLKTVRSESELVSVIGHEIGHVELSHCMDGVRFELLSRKIDAAGLGELADLAVRILLKPGFSKNQEDEADDYGYKVLIREGYDPFAMGKTFQRLKESAGGQEKTESPIGEYFMTHPYLDLRSEKFREKAKRENKGKYYIGIRNLSDRICRFDSEYESEFVLRK
- a CDS encoding SHOCT domain-containing protein → MATFLKKAIRIKKIRLRTFPILLSLALLSWECLSLQRKEMATLSDSVVLFYIHKSRETPEFLEPETWLPLASTVLREVHFDSDEKAAFLQRWESLFKYLGISDNIVGAKEPIRLFTEEESRILGELLYKAEKEIPDGSPKAYQIILKREDQLRPGLRIRRTVFYLRNRLDCMLFEFGEIGQVVDFQTTYALRDWILYPIREPEIAPTNSVFLPEIRPLGLEYAEPIAGRNATNNRLCIRPNFWTEKKLSEPESVSKTKPPKEAADRLKILKDLLEKRLITKDEYERKKTEILKDL